A DNA window from Xiphias gladius isolate SHS-SW01 ecotype Sanya breed wild chromosome 3, ASM1685928v1, whole genome shotgun sequence contains the following coding sequences:
- the timm29 gene encoding mitochondrial import inner membrane translocase subunit Tim29, with product MAPWRVAMRTFCAAAEKAAAPAASSRWETLKNSKAGVWCRSLISDYKEACREMVVGAWERPFKATVYVTLLGGAWACFCTKPDHSSFEAALLERSNQLGLLSPWIRNASSDGHVQSLVKLRNEGRLRHASLGLLSLVYCANYDPDATLYEARCSNLSMPWWEFPQRVLDVGFAGRWWFLDSKMQAYDVNEEEFKHLPAHMQVTSPPSVEEVERNERLHKESWLALTVEDEEKDTNVVDREEERVSVKSPIKPLKEEHTQA from the exons ATGGCTCCGTGGCGTGTAGCGATGAGGACGTTCTGTGCTGCGGCAGAAAAGGCGGCGGCTCCGGCCGCAAGCAGCCGCTGGGAGacactgaaaaacagtaaaGCAG GTGTGTGGTGTCGCAGCCTGATCTCTGATTATAAAGAGGCATGTAGGGAGATGGTGGTTGGTGCCTGGGAGCGACCTTTCAAAGCCACAGTGTACGTGACTCTACTGGGTGGGGCCTGGGCCTGTTTCTGCACAAAACCGGACCATTCGTCCTTTGAGGCAGCTCTGCTGGAGCGCTCCAACCAGCTGGGCTTGCTGTCACCGTGGATACGCAATGCGTCCTCTGACGGCCACGTTCAGAGTCTAGTGAAGCTACGCAATGAGGGCCGACTCCGCCATGCCAGCCTGGGTCTTCTCTCTCTGGTTTACTGTGCCAACTACGACCCTGACGCCACACTGTATGAAGCCCGGTGCTCCAATCTGTCAATGCCCTGGTGGGAGTTCCCTCAGCGGGTTCTAGATGTGGGCTTCGCCGGCCGCTGGTGGTTCTTGGACTCAAAGATGCAGGCCTATGATGTGAACGAGGAAGAGTTCAAGCACTTGCCGGCTCACATGCAGGTAACTTCTCCACCCAGTGttgaggaggtggagaggaatGAGAGGTTGCACAAGGAGTCCTGGCTAGCACTGACAGTGGAGGACGaagagaaagacacaaatgtagtggacagagaggaggagagggtcaGTGTAAAGAGCCcaataaaaccactgaaagaGGAACACACTCAAGCTTAA